A single genomic interval of Oceanithermus profundus DSM 14977 harbors:
- the asnS gene encoding asparagine--tRNA ligase, which translates to MQRAYIEEIARYEGQEVRLAGWLVNRRSKGKLHFLIVRDGTGFIQATVFKGNVDEATFVRADHLRQETALEVWGRVKADARAPGGYEIEVLGLEVLSEPEGEYPITPKEHGIEFLMDHRHLWLRHRRPWAVMRIRDEIERATYDFFAQRGFVRFDTPILTPNAVEGTTELFEVDLFDGQKAYLSQSGQLYAEAGALAYGKVYTFGPTFRAERSKTRRHLLEFWMVEPEAAFLDHEGNVALQEAYVSYLVGRVLEHRARELELLGRDPAALEPAAAGDYPRLTYKEAIDLLEKIAASDPEVDALPYGEDFGAPHEAAISRRFDRPVFIEKYPAAIKAFYMQPDDEDPSLVKNDDLLAPEGYGEIIGGSERIHEPGLLLKRIREHGLPEEVFDWYLDLRRYGSVPHAGFGLGLERTVAWIAGLAHVREAIPFPRMYTRMRP; encoded by the coding sequence ATGCAACGCGCGTACATCGAAGAGATCGCCCGTTACGAGGGGCAGGAGGTGCGGCTCGCCGGCTGGCTGGTGAACCGGCGCAGCAAGGGCAAGCTGCACTTCCTCATCGTTCGCGACGGCACCGGCTTCATCCAGGCCACCGTCTTCAAGGGCAACGTCGACGAAGCGACCTTCGTCCGCGCCGACCACCTGCGCCAGGAGACGGCGCTCGAGGTCTGGGGCCGGGTCAAGGCCGACGCCCGCGCTCCCGGCGGCTACGAGATCGAGGTGCTGGGCCTGGAGGTGCTGAGCGAGCCCGAGGGCGAGTACCCCATCACCCCCAAGGAACACGGCATCGAGTTTTTGATGGACCACCGCCACCTCTGGCTGCGCCACCGCCGGCCGTGGGCGGTGATGCGCATCCGCGACGAGATCGAGCGCGCCACCTACGACTTCTTCGCCCAGCGCGGCTTCGTTCGTTTCGACACCCCCATCCTGACGCCCAACGCCGTCGAGGGGACGACCGAGCTCTTCGAGGTGGACCTCTTCGACGGCCAGAAGGCCTACCTGAGCCAGTCGGGCCAGCTCTACGCCGAGGCGGGGGCACTGGCCTACGGCAAGGTCTACACCTTCGGCCCCACCTTCCGCGCCGAGCGCTCCAAGACCCGGCGCCACCTGCTGGAGTTCTGGATGGTCGAGCCCGAGGCGGCCTTCCTGGACCACGAGGGCAACGTCGCCCTGCAGGAGGCCTACGTGAGCTACCTGGTGGGCCGGGTGCTCGAGCACCGCGCGCGCGAGCTGGAGCTGCTGGGGCGCGATCCGGCGGCGCTCGAGCCCGCGGCCGCGGGCGATTACCCGCGCCTGACCTACAAGGAGGCCATCGACCTGCTCGAGAAGATCGCCGCCAGCGACCCCGAGGTGGACGCCCTTCCCTACGGCGAAGACTTCGGCGCGCCCCACGAAGCGGCGATCAGCCGCCGCTTCGACCGGCCGGTCTTCATCGAAAAGTACCCCGCGGCCATCAAGGCCTTCTACATGCAGCCCGACGACGAGGACCCGAGCCTGGTCAAGAACGACGACCTGCTCGCCCCCGAGGGTTACGGCGAGATCATCGGCGGCTCCGAGCGCATCCACGAGCCGGGGCTGCTGCTGAAGCGCATCCGCGAGCACGGGCTGCCCGAGGAGGTCTTCGACTGGTACCTGGACCTGCGCCGGTACGGCAGCGTGCCGCACGCGGGCTTCGGGCTGGGGCTCGAGCGCACCGTCGCCTGGATCGCCGGCCTGGCCCACGTGCGCGAGGCCATTCCCTTCCCGCGGATGTACACGCGGATGCGCCCATGA
- a CDS encoding helix-turn-helix transcriptional regulator has translation MKNRLPVLRAERGWSQAALAERLGVSRQTVNAIEKGRYDPSLPLAFKIAAVFGLAIEDVFEPEESEALHAE, from the coding sequence TTGAAGAACAGGCTTCCGGTGCTTAGGGCCGAGCGCGGCTGGAGCCAGGCAGCGCTGGCCGAGCGGCTGGGCGTGAGCCGCCAAACCGTCAACGCCATCGAGAAAGGGCGCTACGACCCCAGCCTGCCGCTGGCCTTCAAGATCGCCGCGGTCTTCGGGCTGGCCATCGAGGACGTCTTCGAACCCGAGGAAAGCGAGGCTCTCCATGCCGAGTGA